The following are encoded in a window of Kitasatospora sp. NBC_01250 genomic DNA:
- a CDS encoding glycerol-3-phosphate dehydrogenase/oxidase — MTSTPAADRPTASLNAARRVRELAQLAEPGAVVDLLVIGGGVTGAGIALDAAGRGLSVALAEKHDLGFGTSRWSSKLVHGGLRYLASGSVGIARESAVERGILLERTAPHLVHALPQIVPLLPGTTRAGAALVRTGFLAGDLLRVTAGTPATTLPRSRRLTAAEVLRYAPTVQAAGLRGGLVFWDGQLVDDARLVIALARTAAAHGARILTRCSASGASGSGARLRDELTGESFELRARAVINATGVWAGELAPGITLRPSRGTHLVLPAAAFTGPTGGLNAGLTVPVPGESNRFVFALPAPDGRVYVGLTDEDAPGPIPDVPQAAEGEIDFLLRTINTALRTPLTRADLLGTFAGLRPLLDDGTGRTADVSRKHAVLTDADGLVTVVGGKLTTYRRMAEDALDAALARTGLPARPCRTRSLPLVGAAPRARLDRLDAPLRLVRRYGTEAAAVLAEAGDDPAQLTPIAPGTETTAAELRFAVRHEGALDEADLLDRRTRIGLAAADRAAALTAARQALASA; from the coding sequence ATGACCAGCACCCCCGCCGCCGACCGGCCCACCGCCTCGCTGAACGCCGCCCGCCGGGTCCGCGAGCTGGCGCAACTGGCCGAACCCGGCGCCGTGGTCGACCTGCTGGTGATCGGCGGCGGGGTCACCGGCGCCGGCATCGCGCTGGACGCGGCCGGCCGCGGCCTGTCCGTCGCCCTCGCCGAGAAGCACGACCTCGGCTTCGGCACCAGCCGGTGGAGCTCCAAGCTGGTCCACGGCGGTCTGCGCTACCTCGCCTCCGGCAGCGTCGGCATCGCCCGCGAGAGCGCCGTCGAGCGCGGCATCCTGCTGGAGCGCACCGCCCCGCACCTGGTGCACGCGCTGCCGCAGATCGTCCCGCTGCTGCCCGGCACCACCCGGGCGGGCGCCGCGCTGGTGCGCACCGGCTTCCTGGCCGGGGACCTGCTGCGGGTCACCGCCGGCACCCCCGCCACCACCCTGCCCCGCTCCCGGCGGCTGACCGCCGCCGAGGTGCTGCGCTACGCGCCCACCGTGCAAGCCGCCGGGCTGCGCGGCGGGTTGGTCTTCTGGGACGGCCAACTCGTGGACGACGCCCGCTTGGTGATCGCCCTCGCGCGGACCGCGGCGGCGCACGGCGCCCGGATCCTGACCCGCTGCTCGGCCAGTGGCGCGAGCGGGTCCGGCGCCCGGCTGCGGGACGAACTGACCGGCGAGAGCTTCGAGTTGCGTGCCCGCGCGGTGATCAACGCCACCGGCGTCTGGGCCGGCGAACTGGCCCCCGGGATCACCCTGCGGCCCAGCCGGGGCACCCACCTGGTGCTGCCGGCCGCCGCCTTCACCGGCCCGACCGGCGGCCTGAACGCCGGGCTCACCGTGCCGGTGCCCGGCGAGAGCAACCGCTTCGTCTTCGCGCTGCCGGCCCCCGACGGGCGGGTCTACGTCGGCCTCACCGACGAGGACGCCCCCGGGCCGATCCCCGACGTGCCGCAGGCCGCCGAGGGCGAGATCGACTTCCTGCTGCGCACCATCAACACGGCGCTGCGCACCCCGCTCACCCGCGCCGACCTGCTCGGCACCTTCGCCGGACTGCGCCCGCTGCTGGACGACGGCACCGGGCGGACCGCCGACGTCTCGCGCAAGCACGCGGTACTGACCGACGCGGACGGGCTGGTCACGGTGGTCGGCGGCAAGCTCACCACCTACCGGCGGATGGCCGAGGACGCGCTGGACGCGGCCCTGGCCCGCACCGGTCTGCCCGCCCGCCCCTGCCGCACCCGCTCGCTGCCGCTGGTCGGCGCCGCGCCGCGGGCCCGCCTCGACCGGCTGGACGCCCCGCTGCGGCTGGTCCGCCGCTACGGCACCGAGGCCGCCGCGGTGCTGGCCGAGGCCGGGGACGACCCCGCGCAGCTCACCCCGATCGCACCCGGCACCGAGACCACCGCCGCCGAACTGCGCTTCGCCGTCCGCCACGAGGGCGCCCT